In Synechococcus sp. UW69, a single genomic region encodes these proteins:
- the ruvA gene encoding Holliday junction branch migration protein RuvA: MIGWLQGRPMECWTQGNRSGVLLLCGGVGYEVHLTERHQQNLSAESDLNLWIHQVQREDGSSLYGFPLRQERDLFRLLISVSGVGPQAGLALMQECRPQELVEAISSGDLRRLCKAQGIGKRTAERLAVELRASIAAFAGVNPAPSLAEGISSEQMPESGADVEATLAMLGYDDLEIRRAIRAIAEGADGPPPAGGDQDAWLRVCLQWLSRESA, from the coding sequence ATGATCGGCTGGCTGCAAGGACGACCGATGGAGTGCTGGACTCAAGGCAACCGTAGCGGCGTTCTGTTGCTTTGCGGTGGTGTCGGGTATGAGGTGCATCTGACGGAGCGGCATCAGCAGAACCTCTCTGCTGAAAGCGATCTAAACCTGTGGATTCATCAGGTGCAGCGGGAGGACGGCAGCAGCCTCTATGGCTTTCCTCTCCGTCAGGAGCGGGATCTGTTCAGGCTGCTGATCAGCGTCAGCGGTGTCGGTCCCCAGGCCGGTCTGGCCCTGATGCAGGAATGCAGGCCCCAAGAACTGGTGGAAGCGATCAGCAGCGGTGATCTGCGCCGACTTTGCAAGGCGCAGGGCATCGGCAAACGCACAGCAGAGCGCCTTGCGGTGGAACTCAGGGCCTCCATCGCGGCATTCGCGGGCGTTAATCCAGCTCCCTCCCTGGCTGAAGGAATCAGCTCAGAGCAGATGCCAGAGAGCGGGGCCGACGTCGAAGCAACCCTGGCAATGCTTGGTTACGACGATCTCGAAATCCGTCGCGCCATCCGTGCCATCGCCGAGGGTGCAGATGGCCCCCCGCCTGCCGGAGGCGACCAGGACGCTTGGCTGCGGGTCTGCCTCCAATGGCTAAGTCGCGAATCGGCCTGA
- the rpsO gene encoding 30S ribosomal protein S15, which yields MSLDTTEKQQLINTHQTHGTDTGSAEVQVAMLSERINRLSSHLQNNIHDFSSRQGLLKMIGRRKRLLSYMRSKSEQRYADTIAKLGIRG from the coding sequence ATGTCGCTTGATACCACCGAGAAGCAGCAGCTGATCAACACCCACCAGACCCACGGCACCGACACCGGTTCGGCCGAGGTCCAGGTGGCCATGCTGAGTGAGCGGATCAACCGTCTCAGCAGCCACCTGCAGAACAACATCCACGACTTCTCCTCGCGTCAGGGGCTGCTCAAGATGATTGGCCGTCGCAAGCGTCTGCTGAGCTACATGCGCAGCAAGAGCGAGCAACGCTACGCCGATACGATCGCCAAACTGGGCATCCGCGGTTAA
- a CDS encoding PAM68 family protein, producing the protein MAEQRNALPFEPKGSGKGSKPASGAPRQEAIPRYVADRMARRVAVFTGLPSLAGMGVFVGSYVVVTRGIADIAPGLTLAGSGLFFLLGLVGLSIGVLTASWDPEPGSLLGFENFKPNVQRMRESIRAQKQQQRESEP; encoded by the coding sequence ATGGCTGAGCAACGCAATGCCCTTCCCTTCGAGCCCAAAGGGTCTGGGAAGGGAAGCAAGCCTGCCTCTGGGGCTCCCAGACAGGAAGCCATTCCTCGGTATGTGGCCGATCGAATGGCTCGTCGTGTCGCTGTGTTCACAGGACTCCCGTCTCTCGCAGGGATGGGAGTTTTTGTTGGCAGCTACGTCGTCGTCACCCGTGGCATCGCCGATATCGCTCCGGGGCTCACACTCGCAGGCTCCGGCTTGTTTTTCCTCCTAGGGCTGGTGGGACTCAGCATTGGCGTGTTGACAGCCAGCTGGGATCCCGAACCAGGTTCCCTTTTGGGCTTTGAGAACTTCAAACCCAATGTCCAGCGGATGCGTGAGTCGATCCGGGCCCAGAAGCAACAGCAAAGGGAATCAGAGCCCTGA